In Massilia violaceinigra, one DNA window encodes the following:
- a CDS encoding AsmA family protein produces MQARIRIAVIALGATVLVLGSALGILAARFDPNAYKSAIIERVHEKTHRTLSIGGDIRLAVYPRLGVHLGKASLSELGGKGEFAALDSVRLSFALGPLLLRQEIVIDRIELRGMRATLVRQADGSMNIDDLTAARVKPNAGERAGAAGNAGAGPARIRFAVDSIRIDNAHLRFDDRKAGRLFDIARLNIDSGPIAHGVPSRVALSANIGVDKPALNTVLIFESGFSLDRDTRRVAMTELDANLDLSSRAGIESRAKLKGSIEIDFGTKAIAAALKGKIDDSAVSGKGALRDGMLQLDIDIDRLDMARYLPRAPSAPPASDAPPGTDAAPDQPVDLSALARLRASGTLQVGELTAGGLRASNVHAVLLADAGKTTIKPLSATLYGGNGNGALSLDFTGDASSPRMALVQDLRGISLGPLLLDATGKTPLAGRGDVQLDLTTRGASTMALREALGGTAALRLRDGVIGGIDLGRMVREAKAAAGVGSGADSTGFTELSATFRIDSGVAHNKDLSASTPLLRIGGEGQVDLAHETVDLRLRCTVVPSLTGQDGPAVGTLNGLTVPVALSGPLAQMTWQVDVAALGTEAAQKMRGALPSGGKEKLKDRVKDTLGGLFPR; encoded by the coding sequence ATGCAAGCACGCATCAGGATCGCCGTCATCGCGCTGGGCGCCACCGTGCTGGTGCTGGGCAGCGCCCTTGGCATCCTGGCAGCCCGCTTCGATCCGAACGCCTACAAGAGCGCCATCATCGAGCGGGTGCACGAAAAAACGCACCGGACCCTGAGCATCGGCGGCGATATCCGGCTGGCCGTGTATCCGCGCCTCGGCGTGCACCTCGGCAAAGCCAGCCTGTCGGAACTGGGCGGCAAGGGCGAATTTGCCGCGCTCGACAGCGTGCGCCTGTCGTTCGCGCTGGGGCCGCTGCTGCTGCGCCAGGAAATCGTGATCGACCGCATCGAACTGCGCGGCATGCGCGCCACCCTGGTGCGCCAGGCCGACGGCAGCATGAATATCGACGACCTGACCGCCGCGCGCGTCAAACCCAACGCCGGCGAGCGTGCCGGCGCGGCCGGAAACGCCGGCGCCGGGCCGGCCCGCATCCGTTTCGCCGTCGACAGCATTCGCATCGACAACGCCCATCTGCGCTTCGACGACCGCAAGGCCGGACGACTATTCGATATCGCGCGCCTGAACATCGATTCCGGCCCGATCGCGCACGGCGTGCCGAGCCGGGTCGCGCTGTCGGCCAATATCGGCGTCGACAAACCGGCGCTCAATACCGTCCTGATTTTCGAGAGCGGCTTTTCGCTCGACCGCGACACGCGCCGGGTAGCGATGACGGAACTCGACGCCAATCTCGACCTGTCGAGCCGGGCGGGAATCGAATCGCGCGCCAAATTGAAAGGCAGCATCGAGATCGACTTCGGCACGAAAGCCATCGCCGCCGCGCTCAAAGGCAAGATCGATGACAGTGCTGTCAGCGGCAAGGGCGCATTGCGCGACGGCATGCTGCAGCTCGACATCGATATCGACCGCCTCGACATGGCGCGCTATCTTCCGCGCGCGCCGTCCGCGCCGCCAGCCAGCGACGCACCGCCAGGCACTGACGCAGCGCCGGACCAGCCGGTCGACCTGTCGGCCCTGGCCCGGCTGCGCGCCAGCGGCACCTTGCAGGTGGGTGAACTGACGGCGGGCGGCCTGCGCGCCTCGAATGTGCACGCGGTGCTGCTGGCCGACGCCGGCAAGACCACCATCAAGCCGCTCTCGGCCACGCTGTATGGCGGCAACGGCAACGGCGCGCTGAGCCTCGATTTCACGGGCGACGCCAGCTCCCCGCGCATGGCGCTGGTGCAGGACCTGCGCGGCATCTCGCTCGGCCCCCTGCTGCTTGATGCCACCGGCAAGACGCCGCTGGCGGGACGCGGCGACGTCCAGCTCGACCTGACAACGCGCGGCGCCAGCACGATGGCCCTGCGCGAGGCGCTCGGCGGCACGGCGGCGCTGCGGCTGCGCGACGGCGTCATCGGCGGCATCGACCTGGGCCGGATGGTGCGCGAAGCCAAGGCCGCCGCGGGCGTGGGCAGCGGCGCCGACTCGACCGGCTTCACCGAATTGAGCGCAACCTTCCGCATCGACAGCGGCGTTGCCCACAACAAGGATTTGTCAGCGAGCACGCCGCTGTTGCGCATCGGCGGTGAAGGCCAGGTCGACCTCGCGCACGAAACCGTCGATCTGCGCTTGCGTTGCACGGTGGTACCGAGCCTGACCGGCCAGGATGGACCCGCGGTCGGCACCTTGAACGGGCTGACGGTACCGGTCGCCCTGAGCGGCCCGCTGGCGCAGATGACGTGGCAGGTCGATGTGGCGGCGCTGGGCACCGAGGCGGCGCAAAAGATGCGCGGCGCCCTGCCGAGCGGCGGCAAGGAAAAACTGAAAGACCGCGTGAAGGACACGCTCGGCGGACTGTTTCCGCGCTAA
- a CDS encoding DUF2795 domain-containing protein translates to MAHANPFQIQKFLKGVDYPANKAALIANARKLGADENVCASLDALPDEEFQTPAEVSQAFKGPDDD, encoded by the coding sequence ATGGCGCATGCAAACCCCTTCCAGATTCAAAAATTCCTCAAGGGCGTGGACTATCCGGCCAACAAGGCCGCCCTGATCGCCAATGCCAGAAAGCTCGGCGCCGACGAGAACGTGTGCGCTTCGCTCGACGCGCTGCCCGACGAAGAGTTCCAGACGCCGGCCGAGGTGAGCCAGGCGTTCAAGGGGCCCGACGACGATTGA
- a CDS encoding flavin-containing monooxygenase, with protein MSAALPTFADLAARVAGGALNRPRIAIIGAGSSGLACATEMLQRGLDPVLFEARSQPGGLWGKDPLSTIYPDLVQNAASQLPLSRPEAGSWAAYTEQCLDTIKRQGLASRIFTSTKVLCVTPSLHSGGADLLIASADQAAPPLLRHFEQVVYAGGLYHTPQMPDIAGAADFTGRIIHSSDVRDISRFAGQRVLIVGLGNTAMECAARLFPVAQQLVLSGRSPTWLVPRLIYGSPIDVATRALKDAYRHSYQARLWEACRVHGAIGHAVDPSSHEIDVGRQRITVSDAMLGPVRSGMVPLRPALAHVAERSVHFVDGSSCDADVIVCCTGYQSQSILAEGSEVPQQLVGNVLHARYPGLWFTGAPALWGSPAPIAKKQGRLIAHAIAAGWNREDLTQAVRPHANYDKAATRLPFGFEVADFSGYAHMVDEASASAVPGDAHAPLAGSPVNYAG; from the coding sequence GTGAGCGCCGCTTTGCCCACCTTTGCCGACCTGGCCGCGCGCGTCGCCGGCGGCGCACTGAACCGGCCCCGCATCGCCATCATCGGTGCCGGCAGCAGCGGTCTGGCCTGTGCCACCGAGATGCTGCAACGCGGCCTGGACCCGGTCCTGTTCGAGGCGCGCTCGCAGCCGGGCGGGCTGTGGGGCAAGGATCCGCTGTCGACGATCTACCCGGACCTGGTCCAGAATGCGGCCTCGCAACTGCCGCTGTCGCGCCCGGAAGCCGGCAGCTGGGCCGCGTACACCGAGCAATGCCTCGACACCATCAAGCGCCAGGGCCTCGCTTCCCGCATCTTCACCTCGACCAAGGTGCTGTGCGTGACGCCGTCGCTGCATTCGGGCGGCGCCGACCTGCTGATCGCCAGCGCGGATCAGGCCGCCCCGCCCCTGCTGCGCCACTTCGAGCAGGTGGTGTACGCGGGCGGGCTGTACCACACGCCGCAGATGCCCGACATCGCCGGGGCGGCGGACTTTACGGGCCGCATCATCCATTCGTCCGACGTGCGCGACATCAGCCGCTTTGCCGGCCAGCGCGTGCTGATCGTCGGCCTGGGCAATACGGCCATGGAGTGCGCGGCCAGGCTGTTTCCGGTGGCGCAGCAACTGGTGCTGTCGGGCCGCAGTCCGACCTGGCTGGTGCCGCGCCTGATTTACGGCAGCCCGATCGATGTGGCCACGCGCGCGCTCAAGGATGCCTACCGCCACAGCTACCAGGCCAGGCTGTGGGAAGCGTGCCGCGTCCACGGGGCGATCGGCCATGCGGTCGACCCGTCCAGCCACGAAATCGACGTGGGACGCCAGCGCATCACCGTCAGCGACGCCATGCTCGGGCCGGTGCGCAGCGGCATGGTGCCACTGCGCCCGGCACTGGCGCACGTCGCCGAACGCAGCGTCCATTTTGTCGATGGCAGCAGCTGCGATGCCGACGTGATCGTCTGCTGCACCGGCTACCAAAGCCAGTCGATCCTGGCCGAGGGCAGCGAGGTGCCGCAGCAGCTGGTCGGCAACGTGCTGCATGCGCGCTACCCCGGCCTGTGGTTCACCGGCGCGCCGGCGCTGTGGGGCAGCCCGGCGCCGATTGCCAAGAAACAGGGCCGCCTGATCGCCCATGCGATCGCTGCCGGTTGGAACCGCGAGGACCTGACCCAGGCCGTGCGCCCGCACGCCAATTACGACAAGGCCGCCACGCGCCTGCCGTTCGGCTTCGAGGTAGCCGACTTCAGCGGATACGCACACATGGTCGACGAGGCCAGCGCCAGCGCGGTCCCCGGCGACGCGCACGCGCCGCTGGCCGGCAGCCCGGTCAACTACGCCGGATAG
- a CDS encoding pyridoxal-phosphate-dependent aminotransferase family protein: MVEAIRVPDIVPLEHILPDEPLLMMGAGPVPIPAAVAAANSIVINHLGDTMNQVIAQVKEMGRYVFQTSSSHVMGVGGPGSAAMEMAIANLVHPGDKVLCICNGYFSKRMAEMVSRVRGEPTLLHIDNNESASVELVQRELAKGNYAAITLVQGETSNTVCNHSLGSIARMAHEHGCLVIVDAVCTLSTMALDMDAWQVDAVITGGQKGLSSIPGVSLLAFSEHAWAKKIASRSHQPYHWCLDAQLADQFWNQKSYHYTAPVSGILALHEALRLVCAETLPRRFARHQQCSEALQAGIEALGLALLVPKQHRLNSVIGIVTPDHVSSDVVRAHMSRVHKVEISGAFGLNILRIGQMGEQSRAHNLFRTLHAFGSSMQAGGASLDLPAGMAELERSLSRHAIAQGAS; the protein is encoded by the coding sequence ATGGTTGAGGCAATCCGCGTTCCCGACATAGTTCCGCTCGAACACATCCTGCCGGATGAACCCTTGCTGATGATGGGCGCGGGCCCGGTGCCGATTCCCGCCGCCGTGGCGGCCGCCAATTCGATCGTCATCAACCACCTCGGTGACACCATGAACCAGGTGATCGCGCAGGTGAAGGAGATGGGGCGCTACGTCTTCCAGACCAGCTCATCGCACGTGATGGGGGTCGGCGGGCCGGGCTCGGCGGCGATGGAAATGGCGATCGCCAACCTGGTCCATCCCGGCGACAAGGTTTTATGCATCTGCAACGGCTACTTCAGCAAGCGCATGGCCGAGATGGTCAGCCGCGTGCGCGGCGAGCCGACCTTGCTGCACATCGACAACAACGAGAGCGCGAGCGTGGAGCTGGTGCAGCGCGAACTGGCCAAGGGCAACTATGCCGCCATCACCCTGGTGCAGGGCGAAACTTCGAACACGGTGTGCAACCACAGCCTGGGCAGCATCGCGCGCATGGCGCACGAGCACGGCTGCCTGGTGATCGTCGACGCCGTCTGCACCCTGAGCACGATGGCGCTCGACATGGATGCCTGGCAGGTCGACGCCGTCATCACGGGCGGGCAGAAAGGGCTGTCCTCGATTCCGGGCGTGTCGCTGCTGGCGTTCTCGGAACATGCCTGGGCCAAAAAGATTGCCTCGCGCAGCCACCAGCCCTACCACTGGTGCCTCGACGCCCAGCTGGCCGACCAGTTCTGGAACCAGAAGTCCTATCACTACACGGCGCCGGTATCGGGCATCCTGGCGCTGCACGAAGCGCTGCGCCTGGTCTGCGCCGAGACCCTGCCGCGCCGCTTCGCGCGCCACCAGCAATGCTCGGAAGCGCTGCAGGCCGGCATCGAAGCGCTGGGGCTGGCATTGCTGGTGCCCAAGCAGCACCGGCTCAATTCCGTGATCGGCATCGTCACGCCCGATCATGTGTCGTCCGACGTGGTGCGCGCGCACATGTCGCGCGTTCACAAGGTCGAAATTTCCGGCGCGTTCGGGCTGAACATCCTGCGCATCGGCCAGATGGGCGAGCAGAGCCGCGCGCACAACCTGTTCCGCACCCTGCACGCCTTCGGTTCCAGCATGCAGGCCGGCGGCGCCAGCCTCGACCTGCCGGCCGGCATGGCCGAACTGGAACGCTCGCTGTCGCGCCATGCGATCGCGCAGGGCGCAAGCTAG
- a CDS encoding DUF4254 domain-containing protein, giving the protein MLKEFDAVSLLQWHDAQLDDPCLAAPADSVLWRWVEANHRHNHLLWDEEDRARRTDAGSAAIAASKRLIDRHNQLRNDAVEAIDEALLAQLDGVVPQPGARLSSETAGAMIDRLSILALKIFHMRAQTRRTEAGAEHVSACLARLQRLVLQRHDLACCLDRLLAEVANGHAYFKIYRQFKMYNDPALNPWLYGAAPGRDRSGTAP; this is encoded by the coding sequence ATGCTCAAGGAGTTCGATGCCGTATCGTTGTTGCAGTGGCACGACGCGCAACTGGACGATCCCTGCTTGGCGGCCCCGGCCGACAGCGTGCTCTGGCGCTGGGTCGAGGCCAATCACCGTCACAACCACCTGCTGTGGGATGAAGAAGACCGCGCCCGCCGCACCGATGCCGGCAGCGCCGCCATTGCCGCAAGCAAGCGCCTGATCGACCGCCATAACCAGTTGCGCAACGATGCGGTGGAAGCGATCGACGAAGCGCTGCTCGCGCAGCTCGACGGCGTGGTGCCCCAGCCTGGCGCGCGCCTGAGCAGCGAGACTGCGGGCGCCATGATCGACCGGCTGTCCATCCTCGCGCTCAAGATTTTCCACATGCGTGCGCAGACCCGGCGCACCGAGGCCGGCGCGGAGCACGTGAGCGCCTGCCTGGCCAGGCTGCAGCGGCTGGTGCTGCAGCGGCACGACCTGGCTTGCTGCCTCGACCGCCTGCTTGCCGAAGTCGCCAACGGGCATGCCTACTTCAAGATCTACCGCCAGTTCAAGATGTACAACGACCCCGCGCTCAATCCCTGGCTGTATGGAGCCGCGCCGGGCCGGGACCGCAGCGGGACTGCGCCATGA
- a CDS encoding glycosyltransferase family A protein codes for MSEDCIDVLIPTCNRAAALAVTLTALASQTARNLRIVVSDQSDGEGAAASAEVRAVLRYLAARGVPVDMLRHLPRRGMAEQRAFLLAQVAAPWCLFLDDDVIIESDLIERLAHTMRQQRCGFVGSALHGLSHRHDCRPHQQAIEFWEGQVEPELVAPGGSAWERHHLHSAANLFHVQAQLGIGRDATRPYRVAWIGGCVLFDTAKLRAAGGFDFWKELPPEHCGEDVLAQLRVMARSGGCGIIPSGAYHMELPTTVVSRRVDAPRVLL; via the coding sequence ATGAGCGAGGACTGCATCGATGTGCTGATTCCGACCTGCAATCGGGCGGCGGCGCTGGCGGTGACCTTGACGGCGCTGGCATCGCAAACGGCGCGCAATCTGCGCATCGTCGTGTCCGACCAGTCCGATGGAGAAGGCGCCGCCGCCAGCGCCGAAGTGCGCGCCGTGCTGCGCTATCTGGCGGCGCGCGGAGTGCCGGTCGACATGCTGCGCCACCTGCCGCGGCGCGGCATGGCCGAGCAGCGCGCCTTTCTGCTGGCGCAGGTAGCGGCGCCCTGGTGCCTGTTTCTCGACGACGACGTCATCATCGAAAGCGACCTGATCGAGCGTCTGGCGCACACCATGCGGCAGCAGCGCTGCGGCTTCGTCGGCAGCGCCCTGCACGGCCTCAGTCATCGGCACGACTGCCGGCCGCATCAGCAAGCCATCGAATTCTGGGAAGGGCAGGTCGAACCGGAACTGGTCGCGCCCGGCGGCAGCGCCTGGGAACGGCATCATTTGCACAGCGCGGCCAACCTGTTCCACGTGCAGGCGCAACTGGGCATCGGGCGCGATGCAACGCGGCCGTACCGGGTTGCCTGGATCGGCGGTTGCGTGCTGTTCGACACGGCCAAACTGCGCGCCGCCGGCGGATTCGATTTCTGGAAAGAGCTGCCGCCGGAACACTGCGGTGAGGATGTGCTGGCACAACTGCGCGTGATGGCGCGCTCGGGCGGCTGCGGCATCATTCCGTCGGGTGCCTATCATATGGAATTGCCGACCACCGTGGTGTCGCGCCGGGTCGACGCACCCAGGGTGTTGCTGTGA
- a CDS encoding glycosyltransferase family 9 protein — translation MTTSSWLARHDHTSVVIFRALQLGDMLCAVPALRALRAAMPRSRISLVGLPWADQFARRFSAYVDEFIAFPGHEAFPEQPARLDQLHDFYASMRARRFDLALQMHGNGQYSNAVVRAFGARAMAGFGAAPGRGDECLIPFPDTGAEPLRLLELATGLGAPACGPQLEFPITAADERELEASGVARGLAPGSYVCIHPGARYADKCWPAKKFAAVADQLAIRPQLKTVLTGSPAEVPLTAAVARLMRRAPVDAAGPLSIGAMAALMSRARLLICNDTGVSHIAAGLRLRSVVIFSKADIRRWAPLDQQLHRCLWDPFGEQAKAVLDQARALLMLR, via the coding sequence ATGACGACATCCTCCTGGTTAGCCCGGCACGACCACACCAGCGTGGTCATTTTCCGCGCGCTTCAGCTCGGCGATATGCTGTGCGCGGTGCCGGCACTGCGCGCCTTGCGGGCGGCCATGCCACGCTCGCGCATCAGTCTGGTCGGCCTGCCCTGGGCGGACCAGTTCGCCCGCCGGTTCAGTGCGTATGTCGACGAGTTCATTGCGTTCCCCGGGCACGAAGCGTTTCCCGAACAGCCGGCCAGGCTCGACCAGCTGCATGACTTCTACGCCAGCATGCGTGCGCGCCGCTTCGACCTGGCGCTGCAGATGCACGGGAACGGCCAGTACAGCAATGCCGTCGTGCGGGCGTTCGGGGCGCGCGCGATGGCGGGATTCGGTGCCGCTCCGGGGCGCGGCGATGAATGCCTGATTCCCTTCCCCGACACGGGAGCGGAACCGCTGCGGCTGCTGGAACTGGCGACCGGCCTCGGTGCGCCGGCGTGCGGTCCCCAGCTTGAATTTCCGATCACCGCTGCCGACGAGCGGGAGCTGGAAGCAAGCGGTGTGGCGCGCGGACTGGCGCCCGGCAGCTACGTGTGCATTCATCCGGGCGCGCGTTACGCCGACAAGTGCTGGCCGGCGAAAAAGTTCGCGGCGGTGGCGGACCAGCTTGCGATCCGGCCGCAGCTGAAAACGGTGCTGACCGGCTCGCCCGCCGAGGTGCCGCTGACGGCCGCCGTGGCGCGCCTGATGCGGCGTGCGCCGGTCGATGCGGCCGGGCCCTTGTCGATCGGCGCGATGGCGGCGCTGATGAGCCGTGCGCGCCTGCTGATCTGCAACGATACGGGTGTGTCGCACATCGCGGCCGGGCTCCGGCTGCGCAGCGTGGTTATTTTCAGCAAGGCGGATATTAGGCGCTGGGCGCCGCTCGACCAGCAGTTGCATCGCTGTTTATGGGACCCGTTTGGCGAGCAGGCGAAGGCCGTGCTGGATCAGGCGAGGGCGTTGTTGATGCTGCGTTGA
- the nudC gene encoding NAD(+) diphosphatase — translation MLQMPSTFTPLITAQSHSDPVTFVFHGSRLLLREADLGIPSADELAGLDIAGTPHPVGILGGRYCQTVWHASEALALPGYTWRSMRSLFGGFDEDLLSVAGRASQIAEWARTHRYCGACAQPMQLKAGERCYVCSACGMMAYPRISPAMMVLIRKGDHVLLALHAASPSKRFTPLAGFLEAGESVEEAVHREVFEEVGLRVHNLQYFSSQSWPFPHSLMIAFTADYLDGEIRVDPSEIVEARWFGPNDEWPERVPHYSVSTILVDAHRPDRTA, via the coding sequence ATGCTTCAGATGCCATCAACGTTTACGCCGCTGATCACGGCGCAATCCCACTCCGATCCGGTGACGTTTGTCTTCCATGGCAGCCGCCTGCTGCTGCGCGAAGCCGACCTGGGGATTCCCTCCGCAGACGAGCTTGCCGGTCTGGACATCGCGGGCACGCCGCATCCGGTGGGCATCCTGGGCGGTCGCTATTGCCAGACCGTCTGGCACGCCAGCGAGGCGCTGGCCCTGCCGGGTTACACCTGGCGCAGCATGCGTTCCCTGTTCGGCGGCTTCGACGAGGATCTGCTCAGCGTGGCCGGCCGCGCCAGCCAGATTGCCGAGTGGGCACGCACCCACCGCTACTGCGGCGCCTGCGCCCAGCCGATGCAGCTCAAAGCCGGCGAGCGCTGCTACGTATGCAGCGCCTGCGGCATGATGGCCTATCCGCGCATTTCGCCGGCGATGATGGTGCTGATCCGCAAGGGCGACCATGTCTTGCTGGCGCTGCACGCCGCCTCGCCGAGCAAGCGGTTCACGCCGCTGGCGGGCTTCCTGGAAGCGGGCGAATCGGTGGAAGAAGCGGTGCACCGCGAAGTGTTCGAAGAAGTCGGATTACGGGTCCACAACCTGCAATATTTTTCGAGCCAGTCGTGGCCGTTTCCCCACTCCCTGATGATTGCCTTCACCGCCGATTATCTGGACGGCGAGATCCGCGTGGACCCGAGCGAAATCGTCGAAGCGCGCTGGTTCGGGCCGAACGACGAATGGCCCGAACGCGTGCCGCACTATTCCGTATCGACGATCCTGGTCGACGCCCACCGTCCGGACCGCACTGCCTGA
- a CDS encoding glycosyltransferase family 9 protein — MFCLPALHALKHSYPEAQLLYIGLPWHAAFLEGRPGPVDAVAIMPPYPGMGVCGQGDADPCAVEAFVENLRMSGIDLAIQLFGGGRHANPFVRRLGARLTVGMCAGGAEPLDRNVRHEGLVNRRLQLLEVAALAGAAAWPMRRELDVSEDDLAQAALLLPPPRDRPLVLLQPGASDPRRRWPVGRFAALADLLVTEGAIVAVNGSAEEAPLVRELIGAMHHPAIDLSGKASLGALCGILARSTLVVSNDTGPLHLALAIGTPAVGIYWLTNLIESGPLRQDGHRAAVSLRVHCPVCGKENIRTRCAHDASFVDDVTQDEVNGLALGLLRAGRSADAHGVGSSGVGHRSQDSHNRN, encoded by the coding sequence ATGTTCTGCCTGCCGGCTTTGCATGCACTCAAGCACAGTTATCCGGAGGCGCAGTTGTTGTACATCGGCCTGCCGTGGCATGCGGCGTTTCTGGAAGGGCGGCCGGGGCCGGTCGATGCCGTGGCCATCATGCCGCCGTATCCCGGCATGGGTGTGTGCGGGCAGGGCGATGCCGATCCCTGCGCTGTCGAGGCGTTTGTGGAAAACCTGCGCATGAGCGGGATCGATCTTGCCATCCAGCTGTTTGGCGGCGGGCGCCACGCCAACCCGTTCGTCCGGCGGCTCGGTGCGCGCCTGACGGTGGGCATGTGCGCTGGCGGCGCCGAGCCGCTGGACCGCAATGTCCGGCATGAAGGGCTGGTCAACCGGCGATTGCAGCTGCTGGAAGTGGCGGCCCTGGCTGGTGCCGCGGCTTGGCCGATGCGGCGCGAGCTTGACGTTTCCGAGGACGATCTTGCCCAGGCAGCGCTGCTGCTGCCGCCGCCGCGCGACCGGCCGCTGGTGTTGCTGCAGCCGGGGGCGAGCGACCCGCGGCGGCGCTGGCCGGTCGGGCGTTTTGCGGCGCTTGCCGATCTGCTGGTGACTGAAGGCGCCATCGTGGCGGTGAACGGCAGCGCGGAGGAAGCGCCGCTGGTGCGCGAGCTTATCGGGGCGATGCACCACCCGGCGATTGATCTGAGCGGCAAGGCGTCGCTCGGTGCCTTGTGCGGCATCCTGGCGCGCAGCACGCTGGTGGTATCGAACGATACCGGCCCGCTGCACCTGGCGCTGGCGATCGGCACGCCTGCCGTGGGCATTTACTGGCTGACCAATCTGATCGAATCCGGGCCGCTGCGGCAGGACGGCCATCGCGCCGCGGTATCGCTGCGCGTGCACTGTCCGGTTTGTGGCAAGGAAAACATCAGGACGCGCTGCGCGCATGATGCGAGCTTTGTTGATGATGTAACGCAGGATGAGGTCAACGGGCTGGCGCTGGGGTTGCTGCGTGCCGGACGCAGTGCTGATGCTCATGGCGTTGGCTCAAGCGGCGTTGGCCACCGGAGTCAGGATTCCCATAACCGCAACTAA